The DNA sequence TTAAAAGGAATAAAATTATGTCAAATTTTTCAAAAAACAGAGTAAATGTAAATCATCCGGTAACGGACAGTTATGCATAAAAATCAGCTGTATTTGACAGGCTTTTTGTAAAAATGCAGAGCCTACTGCAGAGGTGTTGGGTTTTACAAAACTTCTTGCCTTACTAGAAGAATACGTTTCTTGGAGTCAATTGAATTCATTTATTGAAGGTTGTAAAAAAGCCATTGCATAGTCTTGTAAAGTGTTGAGTATGTTTCATAGAAATAGTGAAAAATAGAATAATTGCTGATTTTGTTGATAAAGAGATAAAAGTTAAAAAAGAGGATTAAATAAGAGGTTGTTAAATGATTGCAAAATCCCTGACACAGATTTCCGTGTCGGGGGTTTTGTTTTATAAAGAAGCCCGAATTAGTGTTTTTTCCAATAAGGCATAATTATTTTGTTCTCTTTTCGAGATAAATACAATAATATTAAAGTGGCAATAACACAAAAGAGCATGGCCTGAATAGTGCCTTCTGGACCAAATTCACCTCCGGTAGTCCATTCGGAACCTTGAATTTTAGAAACCAGTAAACTATTGGTTTTTTTATTTCCGGAAGTAACCGCGCCAAAAATACCCGATTGCATAAAATTCCATGCAAAGTGTATCGCGATCGGAAACCATAAATTTCGGCTGTACATAAAAGCAGTACCAAGCAACAAACCAGCTTCAACAGCTATACATAACGCAGAAAGAAAAGTGCTGTTTTCATTTGGCAAATGCAAAGCACCAAAAAGAACGGCTGAAAGAAGTAATGCAATATAACTTCCCAGTTTCTCTTCCAAAATTCTAAAAATAATGCCACGAATTAAAATCTCCTCCAAAATTGCAACAGTAAAGGCTATTGTAAGCGGAATGATAATAAAAGAAACAGGATTTACAGAAATAATACTAAAACCACCATTTACATAAATAACCAGGATGGTCAGGGATTGCAGGAGAACCCCAATTAAAGTTCCGAGGAGTAAATTCTTTGCCAGATTGTTGGTCGATAACTCGGTTATTTTTCTTTTTTCATATTGGCTAAAGAAAAGAACATAAGTCGTTATCGCAAGAGCAGAAACAATAAGGCCTTTAATAAGGTTCCTGTAATCTTTGTCAAGAGAAATCAACAACTTTCCAGCAATTTGCTGTCCAATATTAACAACAAGAAGACATGCAATTAAGGCAAGAACAATTTTTGTAATTGGGAAATTAAATATTTTTTGTTTTGTGGTCAGGGTTTCCATTTTTAATTTGGTTTAAGTATTAAGTGGAGACAAAAGTAAGTTGCCTCAAAACCAAAAAATAGAATGAAATTTGCCTGCTTTTATAATTTTTGAAATTGCTTGGGTAAAAATCCCGTTTGACTTTTGAAGGTTCGGATGAAATGACTCTGATCGGCAAACCCACATTGAAAACCAATTTCAGTAAGGTTACTTTCATTTGATTTGATGAGGGAAAGCGAACGGTTTATCTTCATTCGTCGCAAATATTCGCTTAGTGTACAACCAAAATACCTGGGAAAATGTTTTGAAATCGTAATCGGATTTACGTTTAAAACTGTCGACAAATCATGTAAATTCGGATTCTCGTTCCAACAATCGTTTAGTAGTTCGCTTAAACTCTTCACCCAAAACGGACTCTTTTCAAATTTCTCCAAATGAGTATGAGTATTGGACAATTGCGCAAACAACATCGTAATCGCATCTCCCGAAAAAGTATCGGCAATCATACATTCTCTAAAAATCTTCAGAATCAGAAATTTGGCAAGCGTGGTATGCTGAATTGATTTTTCAATTAAGGCTTCGCTTATTTGGAGTTCTTTTAGCAGATTTTCGTCAATTTCGAGGTTGATGTTTTTTGAGGGAAAAAGAGTGTTGTGATTCAGATGTAATTCATCACTATGGTAGAACAACAAAGACCCTGGGCCTACAACTGTACTCGAATTTTTACGCTTTTCTGATGTCCCGCCTTTCAAGAAAAGGGTCAGATGTGCATTATTATGCGAATGCCATCCTTCAAAAACCTTTTTCTGATACTCCGTTTCTACAACTGCAATTCCCTGCGAATTGTTAAAAACGTTTTTAGTATTGCCCAAGTATTTCTCTTTTTCCAGTTCGAACATTTCGCATTTTATTAGCTGCAATTTCGCAAAGCAAAGTACTATTTATTTAGAAAAAACAAATGATCAAATCGTTGTGATTGTAATAGGAAGAGTTTTTTTTTTAATGTATTTGTAATCTTTTACCGCTTAATAAAAAGATTGTGAAAATATTAACCGGAGAATGCTAAAAAATTACAGAAAATTTAATTGTTTTGTAACAAATTAGAAACATTGAAGACTAATTTGTAAATACCTTAAACATACATTATGAATACATTTTCATTCAAATCAGTACTTGCGGCTTCGGTCTTTTTTGTTGGGGCAACCAGCTGTTTTGCACAGGACGTTTTAGTAAATTCATTAAAACTAAACGCGAGTGATAAAAGTAAAGAAAACTTTAAATTCACAGAACAAATTAATTTAGGAACCACTTCAGTAAAAACACAAGGTTCTTCGGGAACATGCTGGAGTTATTCTACAAACTCTTTTTTAGAATCAGAAATGATTCGTTTAGGAAAGCAACCGGTAGAATTGTCTCAGATTTTCTCTGCAAGAAATGTTTATGTTGAAAAAGGAGTCAATTACGTTCGTATGCATGGTGCTGTTACTTTAGGTGACGGTGGTGCATTACACGATGTAATTAACATGTACAAAAAATACGGAACAGTTCCGAGAGAAGTTTATACAGGATTAAACTACGGAACTGATAAAAATAAATTTGCTGAAATGTCTTCTCTTATCGAAGGAGTTTTAGCTGCGGTTGTAAAAAATCCAAACGGAGAATTAACTCCAAACTGGCAAAAAGCGTATGCTGCTGTTATCGATTCTTATTTAGGAAAAGTGCCGGATAATTTTACTTACAAAGGAAAAAATTACACACCACAATCTTTTGCTAAAGAAGTAGTAGGAATCAACCCGGATGATTATATCGAAATGTCCTCTTTTACAACAGCTCCATACTACCAAAAAACAATGATGGCTGTACCGGATAACTGGTCTTTTGATCAGGTTTACAATGTAAAAGTAAACGATATGACAGACGTTATTGACAATGCTTTGAAAAAAGGATACACAGTAGCTTGGGCAACTGACGTAAGTGAGAAAAGCTTTAGCTGGAAAAATGGAGTAGCCTATGTTCCAACAAAAAAATTCGATGATATGACTGCTGAAGAAAAAGCAGACATGTTCAACGGACCAAAACCGGAACCGGAAATCACTCCTGAAATGCGTCAGACTGCGTTTGATAACTACACCACTACAGACGATCACGGAATGCACATTATTGGTCTTGCAAAAGATCAAACCGGAAGAGAATATTATATCGTAAAAAACTCATGGGGAGAAACAAACGACTACAAAGGTTTCTTGTTTGTAACTAAAAACTTCGTGAAATACAAAACGACTGCCTTAATGGTAAACAAAGGAGGAATTCCTGCTGATATCGCTAAGAAGTTAGGGGTTTAATTACCTTAGGTTTTAAAGAAAATAGAAAAGCGCTGCAATGAAAATTGCGGCGCTTTTTTTATGATTTAATTTAAATAGTTACAAAACAGCCATTTCTTTCTTATCATATTCATTGTCTGTTTTTATAATCTCGTGTATAGCATGTAGTAATTTAATTCTTTTTTCTACATTAATTTGTTCCGATGCTGAATTTGAAATTTTTTGTAACTCATAAATTGGTTTTAGCTCATTTCGGATATTAACAAAGGTATTGTCTTTTAGACCACTATAATTTATAGATGCAGATTTAATACTACCGTTTAAATCTTCATCTATATTAAATATTTTATTGGGTTGTATTTCATTTGGATATTGCTCATCAACAAAATATACTACAAACTTATCTATCTGTTTTTTGTATGATTTCATGATGGGTATTTCATCGTTACTTAATGCTACTCTGTAACTATTGTTGTCAACATTAATTTTAAATGTTTTTTTAAATTCGTTTTTAATAAGTTCCCGAAATTTCTGTATTATAAGATTATCTTTTTCCATAGAATTATTAATTTGGGTTATTAAATAGGACACTATTATGTTTTAAGACCTCCTCTATTATTCTAAAGTTCGTATTGTTGAAATCAATATCCATTGTAGAATCTACAACAATGACGCCAAATAAATCGTGAGAGTTAAAAAATTTAATAGGGCAACTTACAAAACTTCGAGATTTACTGGTTACTTTTTTTGCTTTAAATTTAGGGATATTAAATTTAGTTAATTGTTCTTGATAATACAAATTTGGATTTAAATTATTAAATTCACAAGTGTTGTTGAAAAAGTAAATTCCCAGATTATAACATATTCCTGCGCAACCTTCATTTGGTAAAAATTTAATTTTACTTAGTTTCTTTTCCTGTCTAGTTTGATACCTTCCAACATTCAATAAAAAAGTTGTGTAACTGAACCAGAATTTTTTATGTAAAAATAGTAGTCCTTCTTTTTTAATAAAGAGAGATACTCTAAACTCATGATTTTGAAAATTTGGTTCGGATGAAATAAATTCTTCAAAAATAATCTGGCAAATATTGTTATATAGTTTTTCGTCTTTTTTTGTATCGTTATTTCTGTGTGAAAGATAATAAAAGAGTAAATTTAGTAATCCCAAAAAGCTTAAGACTATGAAATAATGTTTGATTAAAGAATTCCTTAGTCCTGTATCAAGGATTCCTTCTGTAAAAATTAGGTTTTTGTCACTAATTGATTGAAGATATAGAGCAATAACAAAAGAAATAAATAGTTGTATTGCACCATAAATGAAGGTCTTTTTTAACATAATTAAAATGTATCTTGTAATATTACTAATTACAAATAAGACCAATTTTGTTTATAAATCTATCATGAAATTCCAAAGAGTCTAATTTGTCGGTTCTGATTTTGCAGTTATTTCAGATTTTATATAAAAGAGCCTACTTCCCTTCCAAAAACTTCTCCAAATACGCAACCTTATCTTTTTCAGCCTGAACCAAACGTTCATAAAGTTCCACAACTTTATCAAGTGGGTTGAAAGTACAGCTATGATTAACTCCAGCATTAACAATACCATTATCGTGATAAGTATTCCCAATAATATTCAAAACCGCTTCATCCGAAAAGTTTTTAATTGCGTCCACAGAAACACCTAAAGCTTCCGCAATTGTATTCAGTCTTTCCTCATCAACAGTTTCGCTTCCTTCAATATTAGAAACAGCTTGTTGACTTACGCCAATAGAAATGGCAAGTGCTTCTTGTTTCATTCCTCTAAGCTCTCTGATTCGGCTAATGTTTCTGCCGATATGTTTTGGTTTTGTTGCTGTGCTCATAGCTCAAAGATATTTAAAATTCCTTAAAAAATTGTGCTCAAGTAGAATACAAACTTCTGCTTGTGAGATACAATTTAATGTGTTTCAATATAATGGTAATTAATTGCTTAATTGCAACTCAGAAACAAAAATACAATTTTTCTGACAAATACTATTTAAAAACCAAAAAAATTAAATTTTAAACGCCATGCAAACAGAAAACAAAACCACAGCAGATCAGGATAACGTGATGAGGTCATTATCTAAATTTCTTTCAGATATTTGTTTCGAGGGAGAATTTAGAAAACAGCCCGAATATTTAACTGAAATTTTCGAGTACATCCTCGAGACCAAAATGGGAGACAATTTCGATTTACGAACCAAAATGATGAGCTGTATTAAAACCAGCAAAATGTTGGTAAAAGTTCTTGAGCCATTTTCAGATGATGAAATAGAAAAAGCCTGTGCTGAGATCAGAGGTTAGGATTTTGAACTGAATCTTGCTATTTTCGATGCGGGAAAAATCTCCTTTTACCGCATTTTTTTGTCCTTTCGAGGTACGAGAAATCACATCCAATATTCCATACGGTGCTTGCTCAGCTTGTGTGATTTCTCCTTCGTCGAAAGGACAAACTGGACTTAATTGTAATTATAAACTCATGTCTTTCCTCCCAACAAATCGTATTACAGCACCTTTCCCAATATGAAATTGCCCTTCATTGAGAATGATTTCTTCTTCCTCTAAAAGTAAGATTTCATAATTTTCAAAATCAGCCTGTATTTCTTCTTTCGAAAATAAATCAGCAATCGCATCCGGTCCGCCAACTTTTGGGTTTGCTTTTTTAAAATGCAAATGACTTTTACTGAAAGCTTCAAAAATAATAAGTCCTCCGGGTTTTAGATATTCATTTAGTTTTTTGTGGAGTTTTGATTTTGTTTCTGCAGAGAAATGAGCGTAAATCAATCCAATTGCATCGAAAGATTCTTTTTCGAATTCGAGTTCTTCCAGATCGCCTACATTATATTCTAAAGTCACATTGTTTTCTTTGGCCAGTTTTAATGCTTTTAACTGCCCTTCTGTGCTTAAATCAAACGAAGTGACAGTCCAGTTCAGTTGTGCTGCAAAAACGCCGTTACGACCTTCGCCATCGGCAGGCATCAATATAGATCCGGGTTTGAATTTAGGCAGCCATTCTTTAAAAAACAGATTAGGTGCTGTTCCGTAAGCAAATTCAGTGTTCTTGTATCTTTCATCCCATTTTTGATTCATTTTGATTCGGTTTAAATTAATATTTCAAAATTAGCCGGAAAACGTTTCGACAGTTAGGACAATAATGCAGTTTACTATGACTTATTTGAAGTTTTTGCGAAATGTCTCGGGAGAAAATCCGGTATGTTTCCTGAAGAATCTAATAAAATAAGAGACATCTTCATAGCCCATATAATCTGCAATTTGATTTACCTGATTGGAGGTTGCCAAAAGATATCTTTTAGACTCCAGAATGATCGCTTCGGTGATAAGTTCAGAAGCCTTTTTGTTTACTAACGTTTTGGTGATATTGTTTAGCTGATAGGAAGTAAGATGTAGCATTTCGCCATAAGCAGCAATGGATTTGTGCGTGCGAATATGAGTTTCTAAAAGTGTTCTGAATTCATCCAGACGTTCCTGTGCGTATAAGTTAGTATTGTCGGTTGGATTATTGTTTTGTTCCCGCATAAGTTCCAAAAAGAAAATACGGAGATTGGCTTTTATGATTTCAATATAATTTTCGTGTTGGTCATGGTATTCCTGAAAAATATAAGTCAAAACGAAAAGTACTTTTTGAAAAGTAGCCTCTTTAAGTCCATAGTAATTCTGCTGGCTTATTTTAGTTAAAGAAGTCTGACTTGTTTTATCATCAGAAGAATAAAAACCAGTAGTAAACTG is a window from the Flavobacterium cupriresistens genome containing:
- a CDS encoding AraC family transcriptional regulator; translation: MEKIPVRNLTTPPEKTNFSLNFSIRTVQDLLLGENLIQQLHRHDFCHILVLQKGAGFHEIDFKGYEIKDNTVFFLRPGQAHRLELNAKSTGYMIQFTTGFYSSDDKTSQTSLTKISQQNYYGLKEATFQKVLFVLTYIFQEYHDQHENYIEIIKANLRIFFLELMREQNNNPTDNTNLYAQERLDEFRTLLETHIRTHKSIAAYGEMLHLTSYQLNNITKTLVNKKASELITEAIILESKRYLLATSNQVNQIADYMGYEDVSYFIRFFRKHTGFSPETFRKNFK
- a CDS encoding CPBP family intramembrane glutamic endopeptidase; this translates as METLTTKQKIFNFPITKIVLALIACLLVVNIGQQIAGKLLISLDKDYRNLIKGLIVSALAITTYVLFFSQYEKRKITELSTNNLAKNLLLGTLIGVLLQSLTILVIYVNGGFSIISVNPVSFIIIPLTIAFTVAILEEILIRGIIFRILEEKLGSYIALLLSAVLFGALHLPNENSTFLSALCIAVEAGLLLGTAFMYSRNLWFPIAIHFAWNFMQSGIFGAVTSGNKKTNSLLVSKIQGSEWTTGGEFGPEGTIQAMLFCVIATLILLYLSRKENKIIMPYWKKH
- a CDS encoding AraC family transcriptional regulator → MFELEKEKYLGNTKNVFNNSQGIAVVETEYQKKVFEGWHSHNNAHLTLFLKGGTSEKRKNSSTVVGPGSLLFYHSDELHLNHNTLFPSKNINLEIDENLLKELQISEALIEKSIQHTTLAKFLILKIFRECMIADTFSGDAITMLFAQLSNTHTHLEKFEKSPFWVKSLSELLNDCWNENPNLHDLSTVLNVNPITISKHFPRYFGCTLSEYLRRMKINRSLSLIKSNESNLTEIGFQCGFADQSHFIRTFKSQTGFLPKQFQKL
- a CDS encoding helix-turn-helix domain-containing protein, translated to MSTATKPKHIGRNISRIRELRGMKQEALAISIGVSQQAVSNIEGSETVDEERLNTIAEALGVSVDAIKNFSDEAVLNIIGNTYHDNGIVNAGVNHSCTFNPLDKVVELYERLVQAEKDKVAYLEKFLEGK
- a CDS encoding aminopeptidase C, which gives rise to MNTFSFKSVLAASVFFVGATSCFAQDVLVNSLKLNASDKSKENFKFTEQINLGTTSVKTQGSSGTCWSYSTNSFLESEMIRLGKQPVELSQIFSARNVYVEKGVNYVRMHGAVTLGDGGALHDVINMYKKYGTVPREVYTGLNYGTDKNKFAEMSSLIEGVLAAVVKNPNGELTPNWQKAYAAVIDSYLGKVPDNFTYKGKNYTPQSFAKEVVGINPDDYIEMSSFTTAPYYQKTMMAVPDNWSFDQVYNVKVNDMTDVIDNALKKGYTVAWATDVSEKSFSWKNGVAYVPTKKFDDMTAEEKADMFNGPKPEPEITPEMRQTAFDNYTTTDDHGMHIIGLAKDQTGREYYIVKNSWGETNDYKGFLFVTKNFVKYKTTALMVNKGGIPADIAKKLGV
- a CDS encoding class I SAM-dependent methyltransferase; amino-acid sequence: MNQKWDERYKNTEFAYGTAPNLFFKEWLPKFKPGSILMPADGEGRNGVFAAQLNWTVTSFDLSTEGQLKALKLAKENNVTLEYNVGDLEELEFEKESFDAIGLIYAHFSAETKSKLHKKLNEYLKPGGLIIFEAFSKSHLHFKKANPKVGGPDAIADLFSKEEIQADFENYEILLLEEEEIILNEGQFHIGKGAVIRFVGRKDMSL